A single Triticum dicoccoides isolate Atlit2015 ecotype Zavitan chromosome 2A, WEW_v2.0, whole genome shotgun sequence DNA region contains:
- the LOC119359238 gene encoding TIR-only protein-like — protein MASTGVSRRSSIMASRLSASAEAMRASEGGKQRHAVVGRRVEYDEESLAGEPQYDVFINHRGVDTKRTVARLLYDRLAQSGIRGFLDNMSMRPGDRLRETISAGISECSVAVAIFSPSYFDSEYCLWELATLVESRKTIIPIFYNIKPSDLVLPEALAASDDYLPQDVERYKYALREAKNTVGLTYDSATGDIAELVSAAADAVLYHMEKMERVQRRETIVSRL, from the exons ATGGCCTCAACCGGAGTTTCCCGTAGGTCCTCCATCATGGCGTCCCGGCTGAGCGCGTCAGCGGAGGCCATGCGCGCGAGCGAGGGGGGGAAGCAGCGACACGCCGTCGTGGGGCGGCGGGTGGAGTACGACGAGGAGTCTCTGGCCGGCGAACCCCAGTACGACGTGTTCATCAACCACCGCGGCGTGGACACGAAGCGGACGGTGGCGCGCCTGCTCTACGACCGCCTCGCGCAGAGCGGCATCCGCGGCTTCCTGGACAACATGTCGATGCGGCCGGGCGACCGGCTCAGGGAGACGATCAGCGCCGGAATCAGCGAATGCAGCGTCGCCGTGGCCATCTTCTCCCCGAGCTACTTCGACTCGGAGTACTGCCTGTGGGAGCTCGCCACGCTCGTAGAGTCACGCAAGACCATCATCCCCATCTTCTACAACATCAAGCCCTCCGACCTCGTGCTCCCCGAGGCCCTCGCCGCCTCCGACGACTACCTCCCGCAAGACGTGGAGCGCTACAAGTACGCGCTCCGCGAGGCCAAGAACACCGTCGGCCTCACCTACGACTCGGCCACAGG GGACATAGCCGAGCTGGTGTCAGCGGCAGCCGACGCGGTGCTGTACCACATGGAAAAAATGGAGAGAGTGCAGAGGAGGGAAACGATCGTTTCAAGGCTCTAA